Proteins from one Triticum aestivum cultivar Chinese Spring chromosome 7A, IWGSC CS RefSeq v2.1, whole genome shotgun sequence genomic window:
- the LOC123150191 gene encoding protein HVA22 isoform X2, whose translation MGKSWALLTHLHSVAGPSITLLYPLYASVCAMESPSKVDDEQWLAYWILYSFITLLEMLAEPVLYWIPVWYPVKLLFVAWLALPQFKGASFIYDKVVREQLRKYRGRNSHADADHKAEADHGHVH comes from the exons ATGGGCAAGTCATGGGCGCTCCTCACCCACCTCCACTCCGTCGCCGG GCCGAGCATCACGCTGCTGTACCCTCT GTATGCGTCGGTGTGCGCCATGGAGAGCCCGTCCAAGGTGGACGACGAgcagtggctggcctactggatcCTCTACTCCTTCATCACCCTCCTGGAGATGCTCGCCGAGCCCGTCCTCTACTG GATACCGGTGTGGTACCCGGTGAAGCTGCTGTTCGTGGCGTGGCTGGCGCTCCCGCAGTTCAAGGGCGCCTCCTTCATCTACGACAAGGTCGTCAGGGAGCAGCTCAGGAAGTACCGCGGCAGGAACAGCCACGCCGACGCCGACCACAAG GCCGAGGCTGACCATGGTCATGTGCACTGA
- the LOC123150191 gene encoding protein HVA22 isoform X1: MGKSWALLTHLHSVAGPSITLLYPLYASVCAMESPSKVDDEQWLAYWILYSFITLLEMLAEPVLYWIPVWYPVKLLFVAWLALPQFKGASFIYDKVVREQLRKYRGRNSHADADHKVHILKAEADHGHVH, encoded by the exons ATGGGCAAGTCATGGGCGCTCCTCACCCACCTCCACTCCGTCGCCGG GCCGAGCATCACGCTGCTGTACCCTCT GTATGCGTCGGTGTGCGCCATGGAGAGCCCGTCCAAGGTGGACGACGAgcagtggctggcctactggatcCTCTACTCCTTCATCACCCTCCTGGAGATGCTCGCCGAGCCCGTCCTCTACTG GATACCGGTGTGGTACCCGGTGAAGCTGCTGTTCGTGGCGTGGCTGGCGCTCCCGCAGTTCAAGGGCGCCTCCTTCATCTACGACAAGGTCGTCAGGGAGCAGCTCAGGAAGTACCGCGGCAGGAACAGCCACGCCGACGCCGACCACAAGGTGCACATACTCAAG GCCGAGGCTGACCATGGTCATGTGCACTGA